CGTCGGTGAGCGTCGTGGCCGCGTCGATGCGCTCGGCGAGCCGGACGAACGGGGCCAGGTCGCCGAGGGGGAGGTCGGTGGGGACGGGAAGGTCATGGAGTCGGCGGATGGCGATGGCGACCTCGGCGGGAGTGCCGTGTCGGTGGGGAGGGAGCTCGTCCCAGAAGGTCACGGCCCTGCCCGTCACCTGCACCGGCTGGGCGATGTCTTTCAACGCCCGGACGGCCGGGACCTCGTGCTCGGCGAGCCACTGCGCGATGCGGACCTCACGAGTGGCAGCGGCGAGCTGGCCGGGCCGGGCGATGCGGGCCACTACGCCGCCGGGCAGGCGGAACAGGGCGTTCTCGCCCAGCCGGATCGGCTCGGCATCGGTGTGGTCGAGGCCGACCTCTGCGCAAGCAGCGGCCAGCACGGACGAGTGGTCGTCGCTCACCGTGCCACCACCAAGGTCGTGATGCGGTGCCGCAGGGCCTCCACCGCGGGGATGCTCCGGTGCCGCTGGCTGTAGCGAGCCAGCTCGCGCAGGTCGTCCACGGCGCGGTTGGAACGGATGGTCCCGGCGGCGTCCAGCGCCACTGAGCCGATCACCGCGGCCTCGCGCGGGTCGCCGGTGGCCATGGTCAGCGAGGCCAGCTTGATCTGCGAGATCGTGCGCGACCGGGCGTAGGCGGCGGTGTGCCCGGCTACGGCCGTGGAGAACCGGGCGGTGGCCTCGGCGGGGGAGCGGCCGTGGACGGCGATGTCGAACAGGGCGTGGCCGGTGTCGCCCGCGTGCTGGGCGGCGTCGTAGTAGCGCATCCACGACGCGTCGTTGGCCAGGTTGCTGTGTGCGAAGTGGTCGTCGGCGGTGCCGACGGCGATGAGCGTTTCCCGGACGCGGCCCATCTTGGCCAGCGCTCGTGCGTGGGCCGTGTGCAGCATGGCCCGCTCGGTCGCGGTGAGCCGGTCGGCGCGGACGAGGGCGTGCTCGGTGAGCGTCAGGCCCTCGTCGGGCTTGCCGATCCAGATGGCCTGTCGGGCCATCGAGGAGAGGATCTTGGCGCGCAGGTGCCAGTCCTCGGCCTCCTCGGCGCAGGCCAGGGCGAACTGGAACACGCGGCGGGCGTCGTCGTGGGCGTAGGCGTCGAAGGCCATGAAGGCGCAGGTGTGGGCGAGGTAGCCGACGGCGCTGTGCAGCGGGCCGTGCAGCTTGGCGGGGTAGTTGGCGCCGAGCAGGTCGGCGGAGAAGCGGAGTTGGGCGAGGACGGCTTCGCGGGCCAGGCCGCCGCCGTAGGTGTGGTCCCACCCGGCGAACACGCGCGCCGCGGTGTGGATCTGCTCGATCTCGGTCTGGCCGACGCGGGCGGGGGCCGCGGTCGGCTGGGTGCCCTCCAGCAGGGCGGCGACCGGGGCGAGCGCGAGGGTGCCGACGCCGAGGGCGGCAGTGCGCAGGAACTGCTTTCGGTCCACGGTCGCCAGCTTTACCACCGACCGGCGGCGGTTGCTGAAGCCCAGTGCGGCGTCGCTGGAGGCACCCAGGGTGACGCGAAGCGCCTCCCGGTACAGCGCGCTCGGCCAGCGGATGGCGCCGCGTTCGAGCTTGCCGATGTAGTTGGCATCCAGCTCCACCTTGCGCTGGTGGTGGTGCCAGACGTAGGCGTTGACCAGGTCGGCGAGCTCCTGCCGGGACAGGCACTCGTCGGGCTGGGTGGGCGAGGCGGTGCGTTCTCGCGCCTGCCGCAGCTGATCGTTCGCCGTGGGCACTGGTCCGGCCTCCCCGAGTGTGACCGGGGTCATGGTGGCACGCATCGTGACCGGACGGGTACTGCTCCCCGGGAGGGGAGGATTGCAACCCTCCCCGATTCCTCCCCTTGACATCCTCCGTTCCCAGTGCCCGCAGCGGCGCTGGCAGCGGGCACGGTTGGTTGCATGACGGAGACCCCGCTTGAGCAGGGCAGGACGGTGGACGCTGCTGCTGGCGCCATCCCGCGCGTCTCGCTGGTGGTCCGGGCGTTCAGCAGTCCCTGCGAGGTCGACGGCGATCACCCGGTGCTCGTCGTGGCGGCGGACCTGGGAGCTGAGCACCGGGCGCGTACCGAGGCCCAGAGGATCGTCAGCGACCCGTGCAGCGATGACCACGTGGTCGCCGCCGCTCTCCGTGCTCTCCACGACCACGACGTCACCCGATCGAGGCTTGCCGAGCAGGTCGACGTCTGGGCGACTGGGCAGTTCGGCGAGTCCGGTGCGCGGCTGCTGCACACCGAAAGCCTTGGGCAGTTGGTCGACCGGCTGGGCGCGCTGTGGGCCTGGTCCCGGCTGTTGGCCGAGGACGACGACCCGGCCGCACGCGATCCGGCGAGGCTGGCGCTGCACCGGCTGGGCGAGCTGTGCATCGGTTACGACGACCTGGTGACCGACCTGCTGAGCGGTCGGCGTCGGCTGCCGATCTATCAGGCGCTCACCAGATACGACGTGGCCGCGTGAGGCATGGACGGGACACGCGGTGTGGTCGCCGTTGTCGTGGCGGCCGACAGCCCCACCGGCCGTGTTGCAACGGCCATCGACGACCTCACCGCTCACTTGCCGACCGCTGGCCAGCAGTCCTCCTGCTCGGTCTGCTCGGCCAGGTCGTGGCCCTGCCCTCCGTTCCACAACGCGGCGCACCGGGTGATCGAGGCAGGCGTCCGGCTCGCCGACCTGGTGCCGGTCGACCTCCACCCGCGGCTGTGACCGCCGGCACCTCCACAGCAACCGCGCTGGTCCACCGAGGAGACCTCCAATGGCTGAAGTGCAGCTCACCGCTTTCAGCAGCACTCCGGCTGGCGCCGTGTGCGGAGATGACCAGGCGCGGTGTGGACCACTGCCCACCAGCACTTGGTCGCTGACGGGTCTCCCACGACCGCGAACGGTCGGCAGGCGGCAGCCGACCGACGGTCGTCCGTCGCCCTGCTGAGGGCCCCATGAGCGGGGAACGTGCCGTTGCAGGCGCGGCGCGTTCCCCGCTTCGAACCGCAAGCCACCGCTCACCACAGGCGACGGCGGTCCGCTCACCCGTGAGCAGCCGCACCGCATTCCACATCCGAACAACCTCTGGAGCCCACCATGACGGCACTGTCCCTCGTTCCCCCGGTCGACACCGCGGCGATCGGCGCGGTGAACCTGGACGCCGAGTTCGACCTGGACCTGCGGGTGTCCACCGACCCACTGCCCGGCATCTCCGACGGGTGCGCGACCGACGACGGGTGCGACCCCACCTGCGCCTCGTCCTGCGTCAGCAACGCCTGAGCCGAGTTGTCGCGGTCGGACCGGACGCGTGTCGCCCGGTCCGACCGCCGCCTTGGAGGACCAGATGCCTGCTTCGAACGCACCTCGGCTCTACCGGCACCAGGGGATCGGCCTGCTGCGCGCGGCAGCGATCCCGCTGAACGAGGTGCCGTCGTGGTGGCCCGACCCCGCTGACACCGAGACGTGCAGGTCGTGGATGCGCGAGGTCTGGTCGCGGGCGGACCTGGCCGAGGCGATCGGTGCAGCCAGCCCTGGGTTGGCGGCACGGGTGCAGGTTCTGTGCGAAGACCCCAACGCCCCGGGCAAGCAGGTGCGGCGCGCCACCCTGACCACGGTCCGCTACCTGCTGCGCGCGGTTGGTCGGCACACGCCGTTCGGATTGTTCGCGGGCGTGGCGCCGGTCCCGCTGCTCGACGCTCCGTCCAACGGCGTGCCGACGCGCTGTGGGAGCGGGCACCGCGTGATCGCGCGCGTCGACACCAGCTGGCTGGCCGACGTGATCGACCAGCTCGAAGCGCGACCTGAGCTGGTGGAGCGCTTGGACGTGGTGTTCACCGACCTCGCCGTCGAACGCGGCCTTCGGTTGGAAGCGCCGCACGGCCCCGCCAAGACCAGCGTTCGCCGTACCCGTGCCGTCGAGGCGATCCGTGAAGCCGCCACCACGCCGATCGGCTTCGGCGACCTCGTCACCGCCGTGATCGCTGCCTTCCCGCAGGTCGATCCTGCCGCAGTCGGTGGCACCCTGACCGCGTTGGTCCGCCAAGGACTGCTCATCACGTGCCTGCGTGCCCCGATGACGATCACCGATCCGCTGGAGTACCTGGTCAACCGCTTGAGGAGAGCACGGGCTGGCACTCTGGCCGCGACCGCTCCCGTACTGCGTGAACTGGAAGCGATCCACTCCGAACTCGTCCGGCACAACCAGGTGGGTGCCACGCGTGCAACGCAGGTACCCGTGCGGGCGACGCTCATCAGCCGCATGCGGACGGTCTCCTCAGCCGGGCGCGTCACTTTGGGGCTCGACCTGCGCCTGGACGTCAGAACAGCCCTGCCTGAGCAGGTGGTCAACGAGATCGAGCGCGCCGCCGACGTCCTGGTGCGGCTGAGCAACCAGCCAACCGGGCAGGCCGTGTGGCGCGAGTACTACACGGCGTTCTGCGCTCGCTATGGCACCGGAACCCTGGTGCCGCTGGCCGACGTGGTCGACCCGGACACTGGACTCGGCTTCCCAGCTGGCTACCCCGGCAGCCTGCACCCGATGCCGCCGGAGTCGGGAGCACCACGCCAAGAGATGCTCTTGGCGTTGGCTTGGGAGGCGGTTGTCGACCGCGCCGCCGAGGTCGTCCTCACCGACGAGGTGATCGACGCGCTGACCGTGGGAGGCAGCTCCGCGCAACGTCGCATCCCGCCGCACGTCGAACTCGCCGTCCGCATCCAGGCCGCCGGTCCGGAGGCGCTCCAGCGTGGCGACTACACGTTCACCGTGGCGCCGGGCCGCTCGGCCGGGACCTTCACCTCCCGCTTCACCAACGTGGTCGACGGCGCGGAACTGGGGGCGACGTACGCGGCCATGCCGACCGCGGTGGAGGGCGCCCTACCGGTGCAGCTCTCGTTCCCGCCGGTCCACCCCAACGCCGAGAACGTGTCCCGCGTCCCGGCCTACCTGCCGCACGTGCTCCCGCTCGGCGAACACGGCGAGAACGGCCAGTCCGCTGTCGTGAACCTGGACGACCTCGCTGTTACCGCCACCCACCACGGCCTCCACCTGGTCAGCCTGTCCCTGAACGAGGTGGTCGAACCGCAGGTGTTCCACGCGCTTGCGCTGGACAAGCAGGTCCCGCCGCTGGCCCGGTTCCTGGCCCACCTGCCTCGTGCGCTGACCGCGGCGTGGCACGAGTTCGACTGGGGACCGCACGCGGGCCGGCTGCCGTTCCTGCCCAGGGTGCGCTACCGCCACGCCGTGCTCGGCCCAGCGCGCTGGCGCCTCGACACCACCGACTTGCCCAGCACGACCGACCACGGCCAGTGGAGGAGGGCGCTCGAACACTGGCGACAACGATTGCGCTGCCCCGGCACGGTGGAGCTGCGCGACGGTGACCGCTCGTTGCGGCTCACCCTGGACGAGCCGGTGCACGCCGAGGTGCTCCGCACCCACTTGGCCCGCCATGGGCAGGCGATCCTGGTCGAAGTCTCTGACCAGGCCATGTTCGGCTGGGCGGGCGGCCACGTCCACGAGATCGCTGTGCCACTGGCCTCCACACGACCACCGACGCCTTCCCCGCGCGTCGCCGCCTTGCCGCTCGTGACCAACAGCGATCACGGCCATCTCCCCGGCACGGGGGACTGGCTGTACACCAAGCTCTACACCCATCCCGACCGGGTGAACGAGATCGTCGCCCACCGGCTGCCACAGCTCCTCGAAACCACTGGTTCGGCAGCACGAGCCTGGTACATCCGCTACCGCAGCCCACAGGAGAACGACCACCTGCGGCTGCGCCTGCGCACCTCCGGTCGGGAAGAACACCTGCGCGCCGTGGCTGCTGTTGGTGAGTGGGCGCAACAACTCCGCCGCGACGGCTTCGCCTCGCGCCTCGTCCTGGACACCTACCTGCCCGAGACGGGTCACTACGGGCACGGCCCGGCGATGGAAGCGGCCGAAGAGGTGTTCATCGCCGACTCGACCGCGGTCTCCAGCCAACTGCGGCACCTGCCCGACACCGCCGTCGCTCCCACCGTCTTGGCCGCAGTCGGCATGGTCGCCATCGCAGACGGCTTCCTCGGCAGCCGCGAAGAGGCGCTGCGCTGGCTGCTCGACCGCCCTGCACCGGGCACTGCGGACCGACACCACACCGCGAGCACGACCCGCTTGACCCTGGCCGACAACCTCTGCGAACTGCCCGGCTGGACCGACGAGCTGACGCAGGCGTGGAAGGCCCGAGCTGCTGCTCTTGCTGCCTACCGCAAGCAGTTGCCCGCTGAGATCGGCTCCGACGCGGTGCTGGAGTCCCTGCTGCACATGCACCACAACCGGGTCCTCGGCGTTGATCGCACGAGCGAGGCCGCCTGCCGCCGCATGGCCCGTCAAGCCGCCCTGGCCTGGCACGCCCGAGGTGCTCGGTGACCACGTTGACCAATACCTCGCTGCCAACTGCGCAGCCAGGTTGGGGACAGGACTTGAGCAGGGGAGCGGCAGGAATCGCCCTGCTGCACCTGGAGAACGGCCGGTGGGACACCGCTCAGCCGTGGCTGCGCATGATGACCGAGCACCCCATCACCGCTGAACCCTCTGCCTGCGGCTTGTACCGAGGAGCACCAGCCGTTGCCTTCACCCTGCACGCGGCCCGCCGAGCGGCCGGGAAGCCGGTCTCCCAGACCGCGCTGAACACCCTCGACGAGCACATCACGACCCTCACCCAGCAGCGCCTCGCCGCTGCCCACGACCGCATCGATCGGCGCCGGCTCGCCGAGGTCCGCGAGTTCGACCTGATCAGCGGTCTTACCGGGATCGGTGCGTACCTGCTGCACGCCCACGGCAACACCGAACTGCTGCGCCAGGTCTTGACCTACCTGGTCCGGCTGACCGAACCCGTGGTCGTCGACGGCGAGCAGCTACCCGGCTGGTGGAGCGGCAACGGACCAGCTGGTCGCCCGGGAGACCGCTGGTCGGGCGGGCACGGCAACGTGGGCATCGCCCACGGCATCACCGGCCCACTCGCCTTGCTGGCCACCACCGCGCGACGCGGCATCGCAATACCTGGTCAGCACGAGGCGATGGAGCGGATCTGCACCTGGCTCGACGACCTGCGCCAAGGCCCGGTGGACACCCCGTGGTGGCCAGGCATCGTGTCCCGCGCCGAACACCGGAATCGCGTCGTTCACCAACACGGTCCGCAACGTCCCTCCTGGTGCTACGGCACACCGGGCCTCGCTCGTACCCAGCAGTTGGCCGCCCTCGCCCTGGAGGACCAGGCTCGCCAACACACTGCTGAACAGGCCCTCGTAGGTTGCGTGAACGACGAGCGCCAACTCGCGCAACTGCACGACGCCTCGCTGTGCCACGGCTGGGCCGGACTCCTGCACACCACGCGGTGCACGGCTGCGGACGCCACCGACGATCGCTTGGCCGCCGGCCTGCCCGCGCTGCGCACCCGTCTGCACGACCACCTCGACCGCCACGGTCCGCCGACCTCACCCGGCCTGCTGGAAGGCACCACCGGAGTTCTCCTGACCGACCGAGCTGGTGCCGCGCCGGTCACCCGATGGGATGCCTGCCTGCTGCTCAACGGCTGACATCCACCGCAACCCAGCGCGGTGCCTGGCGCACGCCGCTACCATCCGCCCGCCCGCACCGAAAAGGAACTGATGAACACCACCACCAACTCCTCGCCCGAGGCCCTGCGCGCCGCGATGGTCGACCGCATCAAGGCCGCCGGCCACGCCCGCACCGCCGCGGTGGAGCAGGCCCTGCGCGAGGTTCCCCGGCACCGCTTCGTGCCCGCCGCGCAGCTCACCGACGCCTACGCCAACCAGGCTGTGATCACCAAGCGCGCCGCCGACGGCGCCGCCCTGAGCTGCGCGTCCGTGCCCACCGTGGTCGCCATGATGCTCGACCAGCTCGACGTGCAGCCCGGTCACCGCATCCTGGAGATCGGCGCGGGCACCGGCTACAACGCCGCCCTGCTCGCCACGCTGACCGGCCCGACAGGCCACGTCACCACCGTCGACATCGACCCCGAGGTCACCGCAGGCGCCCGCGCGGGCTTGGACGTCACCGGCTTCGCCGACGTGGAGGTGATCACCGCCGACGGCTCCCTCGGCGCACCCGGCAACGCCCCCTACGACCGGATCATCGTCACCGTCGGCGCGTTCGACATCCCACCAGCTTGGCGCGAACAGCTCGTTCCCGGTGGTCGCCTGGTCGTCCCCCTGGGCTGGCGCGGCCAGACCCGCAGCGTCGCCTTCGTCCGCGACGACGACCGGCTGCGGTCGGACTCGGTCAAGCTGTGCGGCTTCGTGCCCATGATCGGCCAGGACAGCGAGCGCTCCGCCCACCTCGACGACGATGAACAGGTCACCCTGTACTGGGACGCCGACCAGGACATCGACCCCGAACTCCTGCACGGCGTCTTGAGCACACCGAAGACCGAGGTCTGGTCCGAGGTCACCGTGGGCGGCTCCGAACCGTTCGACGGCGTCTGGCTGCGCATGACCGCCACTGAGCCCGCCACCTGCCGCATCGCCGCCGACCAAGCCGCGGTCGACAGCGGCCTGTGTACTCCCGCCATTCCGAGCCGCAGCCCTGCCCTCGCCGAAGCCGACTCCTTGGCCTACTTCACCTACCGCCGCGTGGACCCGGATCAGAGCAGTGGCGTCCGCGCTGAACTCGGCGCGATCGGCCACGGTCAAGCTGGGGAGCGCCTCGCGCAGAGGCTGTGCGATCAGATTCGCGCCTGGGGAATGAATCGCACTGATGAGCCGGTCGTGATCGCCCACTTTGCTGAGCACCCCGTGGAAGGCCCGAACGTCATCAAGCGCTGGATCAATTTGACCATCGCATTCTGAACCGGCGAATTCCTCAGTGTGCAGGTGAGCGGTTTCCGCCTTTGCTGACGGCCCGGTCCGGGCGGTGACGGTGTCGACCGGGCCGTCAGCATCATCTGCGATTCAGGTCAGAACAGCCTGTCCGAGAACTCGCTGTCGCGGGCGGTCGCGCATTGGCGGGCCAGTGGACACCCCTCGCACATCGGTGCTTGCTTGTGGCAGTGGAGCTGGCCGACCAGTCGCAACGCGGCCATGCGCAACGGTGCCTTGGCGTCACCTCCCACCAAGCGGGACAGGTCGACCCTGCCGTCGGTGAGGCTGTTCGCTCGTTCCGAGCTGGTGTTGAGCACGCGTGACGACACGCGGATGACCGGTTGGCTGGTCAACAGGACGTCGTCGCCCGCCAAGAGCTTCAAGAGGACGGTCTTCCCGGGTGGAAGGGCCAAGACCTCCGGCATGTCCTGGGGGTGCAACCAGAGTCTCCGGTCATTCTGCAACTGCCGCAAACGCGTGACCGCCGCAGCGGCCACGCGCCTGACTGCCGCCTGCTCGATGAGGTCCACCGCTTGCTTGGTGACCCGCCTCTTGCTGGCCACTTCACGGAGGCCGGGAGTGTACGCGGCCAGTTCAACGGGTGACGGGTCCAGCATCGCCACGACCGCGGCGACCGGTGGGGTCAACTGCTCCCCGGGGAGCACGCACCAGTAGTTCCCGTCACGCCGCTCCTCGGCCCAAGCGGCCAAGTGGTTGGCGAGAACGCGCCACCGGTTCTGACGGGCTTTGTCGATAACCGGTACCGGGGACAATGCGATGGCTGCGGCCTTGCCCAGCATCGGTGGAACGGCGTTGCCGATCTGCTGGAACGCGTGGCTGCGGCTGCCCGCGAAGCGGAAGTCGTCCGGGAACGTCTGGATGCGGGCGGCCTCGCGAACGGTGAGGGTGCGGTTCTCCGACGGGTGGATGTACCAGTAACCGTCTTTGGCGATGTGCGCTGTGATGGAGCGGCTCAGCTCGTCCCAGTCCAACCGCTTGTACTTGTCGTCGAACGTTTCCGCCGTGTACCTGCGCAAGCTGGGGTCGATGTGCGCGTAGAGCGTCTTGGACGTCATCGAGGCGAAGATCTCGCGATCATCGTCGCGAACAGGTCGGGTCATGTGGTCCCACACCGTCTCCTCATTGGTGCCGCGCCTCATCACCTTGGCGAAATCCGACACCTCACCAGTGGGTGAATAGCTCAGCTCTCGACCGCCCGTGGTGAGGCCGAGGTCGGGTAAGTCGGCGATCGCGTCCCGCACGGTCACCGCTTTGCCGGGGCTGGGCCAGGTGAAGGTGTCGCTGTCCAGGCGGGCGAGCAAGATCAAGCGCTTGCGGTGCTGGGGAACGCCGTACTGCCAGGCGTCGACCAAGCGCAGGTTGGTCCGGTATCCGACGTCTTCCAGCATGTCCACGATCCGTCGCACGACGTGGAAGTCGTCGCCCAAGGCCATGTCGGGGACGTTCTCCATGAGCACCGCACGGGGCTTCACCTTGAGCACGACGTCGACGTACGCCCGCCACAGCTCCTTGCGCTCGTCGAACTCGTCGCGCACACCCGCGTCCACCAGACTGCGGATCTTGCTGCGCCCGGCCCTGCTGAACGGTTGGCACGGTGGTCCACCGGCGATGAGGTCGATGTCGACGCGTTTGAGCCTCCTGATCAACGCGGCGCGCTTCTTCGGGTCTCCCAGGTCCACGTCGAGCGCGAGGCCGGGGAAGTTCGCCCGGTGGGTCTGGAGCGCGAACTTGTTGTGGTCGACCGAGGCCGCGACGGTCCACCCGGCGTCGGTCAAGCCCAGGCTCAACCCACCGCCACCGGAGAACAGGTCGACCGCGAGCCGGGCGCCGTTCGCCACCCGCTCGGCGCACCACTGCTCGAACGTCTCCTCGGTGCACGCGTCGGGGTGCACCGGCAGTTGGAGCAGGTCGCTGCGTTCGAGCTTCACCGCGTAGACCGCCACGTCGCCTCCCGTCCACCGAACAGGGACCCGCGCGGGACCTCCACCACCGACGATCTGGTTCTGCTCAACTTCTTCCATGCCACTTCCCGGGACCGGTCCGCTCGGCCGCCCCGACGCGCGAACGATGAAAACGGGGATGAAGTCGCCTAGCCGGCGAGTACGTCGGAGGGGGGAGCCCAGCCCACGGCGCGGACGCGGTCCCAGCAGGCGGTTTTCTTCGCCCACTCCGTGATGTTCCCCCCGCTCGGGGGAGAGGTGAGCACCCGCCGCACCGCCTTCGCGACATCGGGCACCGCCGTGGCGATCGCCTCGGGCAGCGTCTGCTCGCGCCAGAGCCGGTCCAAGTCGAGTCCACCGAGCGTGTGCACGATCAGCGACACGGTGTGCGCCGCAGTCTGCCCCAGGTAGCCGCCGAAGTTCTGCTTCTGGATGATCGACCTCACCTGGCGGAACAGGATCCCCTTTGCGACCAAGTGGCGGAAGTACACGTCGTCGGGGGCTTCGCGCTCAGCCAAGCCCTCGTCCGACGTCCACGTCCGGAAGCACTTCTCGGCGCCCTGGCACACGACCTCCGGCCGGAGCGAGTAGGCGTACTCGTACTTCGCGGCGTCGGTCTTGCCGAACCGCTGCCGCACGGGGTTCTCGCGGTCGAACTTGCGCCGCGCGGCGGCGGTCGTGAACTTGTTCTTCTCGACGTCGTACTGCCCACGCACGCGTTCGTAGTACCAACGGGTCTGCTCGACGTCGACACCGAGAGGGGTCACCCAGGTGGTGCGGGACCAACGTTCCAGCCCCACGTGGAAGCGGCTGTTGCCCTCGAAGTCGGCCGGGGTGACGGCGTTCTGCGAGTTCGCGTAGCGGGAGATCTCCGGGACCATGCTGTCCAACCGGTCGTCGGGGATCAGGGTGATCTTCGCGGGCACGGTGACCTCGGACAGGTCGATCCCCTTGCGGGCCGCGTGGTGCAGCGAGGCCGTGGTCTGCCCACCGTTGACGATCTGCAACTCGGTCAGGGTCCGCAGCACCAGTCCGTTCGACGTCCGTTCGAGGTCCGCTGCACGAGCGGTGGCCGAGACGCCGTTGTTGTAGGCCAGGAACCGGCCGGGCTGTTCCTTGATCGTCTCCGCGATCCCCTTGTTGACCTTCCCCCGGGCCTGGAGGTAGGCGCGCACGTTGCGCTGGAGCAGGCGGCTGTGGTGCTCGTCGTACAGGTCGGCGAGCAGCTTGCCGGGCAGCATCGCCATCAGGCAGCGGTACCCGTCGGCCTGCTCGGGTGACTCCAAGCACTGCACCTCGTACCCCATCTTCGCGACGTCGATGAGGATGTCCTCCTGCTGGGCCCCCGAGCTGATCAGCTTCTGGAGGCGGCTGACGTCCCACACGTTCACCAGGGTCGGGAGACCGGCGACCGTGGCTTCCTCCGCGCGGCGCAACCCGGTCTTCCCGTCGGTGAAGACGAAGATTTTGATCATCTGGAGCTGGGACCACGCGCTGTGGATGCGCTCGACCATGTCGTACGCCGGACTCGACCGCTCCAGCTGCTCGTGCAGGCCGTTGCGGCAGAACTCCGCGAACGCGCCCACGTAGCGGACCAACTGGGTGAGCCGCTCTCGCTTCAACGGCTCGGCGTCCATGCCGTACTCGGACGTGACGAGGTGCAGGATCGTGCCGTCGCCCGTGATGTCGTACCCGGCGACCTCGACGCGGCGGTTCTGCCAGGGCATGAACAGGTAGCAGGTGTCCAGGTCGTCCAGCGCCCCGTCGTCGATCAGGTGCTCGCCGACCAGGGTCACGAACGCGTCCCGCGCCATCAGCTCCGGTTCGGCCTGGACCCGGTCGTCCACCCTGCGCCGCAACTCGGCTGCGAAGGCGGCGAGCTCACCGTCCGTCACGTCGTCCCCCCAGTTCGGTGTCGTTCGATCACGAGTTCGGACTTGCTGCGCGCTATGCGGGCGAGAGCGGCCAACCTCGGCCGGAGCGGCTCCGGCGGCACGACGGTGGCACCGGGGTGATCTCCACCCCACGTGGCGCGCTGTTCGGGCGGCACCTCGACGAGCACCCTGGCCAGTGCGGT
This portion of the Saccharothrix syringae genome encodes:
- a CDS encoding DNA cytosine methyltransferase: MAVYAVKLERSDLLQLPVHPDACTEETFEQWCAERVANGARLAVDLFSGGGGLSLGLTDAGWTVAASVDHNKFALQTHRANFPGLALDVDLGDPKKRAALIRRLKRVDIDLIAGGPPCQPFSRAGRSKIRSLVDAGVRDEFDERKELWRAYVDVVLKVKPRAVLMENVPDMALGDDFHVVRRIVDMLEDVGYRTNLRLVDAWQYGVPQHRKRLILLARLDSDTFTWPSPGKAVTVRDAIADLPDLGLTTGGRELSYSPTGEVSDFAKVMRRGTNEETVWDHMTRPVRDDDREIFASMTSKTLYAHIDPSLRRYTAETFDDKYKRLDWDELSRSITAHIAKDGYWYIHPSENRTLTVREAARIQTFPDDFRFAGSRSHAFQQIGNAVPPMLGKAAAIALSPVPVIDKARQNRWRVLANHLAAWAEERRDGNYWCVLPGEQLTPPVAAVVAMLDPSPVELAAYTPGLREVASKRRVTKQAVDLIEQAAVRRVAAAAVTRLRQLQNDRRLWLHPQDMPEVLALPPGKTVLLKLLAGDDVLLTSQPVIRVSSRVLNTSSERANSLTDGRVDLSRLVGGDAKAPLRMAALRLVGQLHCHKQAPMCEGCPLARQCATARDSEFSDRLF
- a CDS encoding AIPR family protein — protein: MTDGELAAFAAELRRRVDDRVQAEPELMARDAFVTLVGEHLIDDGALDDLDTCYLFMPWQNRRVEVAGYDITGDGTILHLVTSEYGMDAEPLKRERLTQLVRYVGAFAEFCRNGLHEQLERSSPAYDMVERIHSAWSQLQMIKIFVFTDGKTGLRRAEEATVAGLPTLVNVWDVSRLQKLISSGAQQEDILIDVAKMGYEVQCLESPEQADGYRCLMAMLPGKLLADLYDEHHSRLLQRNVRAYLQARGKVNKGIAETIKEQPGRFLAYNNGVSATARAADLERTSNGLVLRTLTELQIVNGGQTTASLHHAARKGIDLSEVTVPAKITLIPDDRLDSMVPEISRYANSQNAVTPADFEGNSRFHVGLERWSRTTWVTPLGVDVEQTRWYYERVRGQYDVEKNKFTTAAARRKFDRENPVRQRFGKTDAAKYEYAYSLRPEVVCQGAEKCFRTWTSDEGLAEREAPDDVYFRHLVAKGILFRQVRSIIQKQNFGGYLGQTAAHTVSLIVHTLGGLDLDRLWREQTLPEAIATAVPDVAKAVRRVLTSPPSGGNITEWAKKTACWDRVRAVGWAPPSDVLAG